A region from the Gossypium hirsutum isolate 1008001.06 chromosome A08, Gossypium_hirsutum_v2.1, whole genome shotgun sequence genome encodes:
- the LOC107894329 gene encoding probable linoleate 9S-lipoxygenase 5 — MILGNLASSVGNVVGDITGLNKPSKNTITGSVVIVKKNVLDFTAVHSTVADSLFELLGNQVSLQLVSAENPDPANDNGGKLGKLATLEYWNLTYTPLLAGDDSLYKVSFEWDEEFGIPGAIILRNNHTAEFFLKTITLENVPGEGRIHFVCNSWVYPDRRYKKPRIFFSNKTYLPHETPAALRKFREEELQVLRGDGTGQLKTGDRVYDYALYNDLGDPDKGADLARPVLGGLAQYPYPRRGRTSRPPSKTDPKTESRLFLPNILNIYVPRDEQFAHLKLSDFIAYNLKGLVNQIIPLLEAFVNYTPNEFDSFKDVDNLFFSGLPLPTDLINQVANNIPLEMMGEFFRSDGQQLLKFPVPKLIEDRSNPFAWRTDEEFGREMLAGLNPLLIQLLKEFPPVSNLDPRVYVNQNSSITKQDIEYNLDGLTVEEALSSKRLFILDHHDTIMPYLQTINEYTEAKTYASRTILFLRGDGTLKPVAIELSLPKMEEDKIGCVNKVYTPAEHGVEGWIWMLAKAFVNVNDSGHHQLVSHWLNTHAVLEPFVIATNRQLSVVHPIYKLLHPHFRDTMTINALARELLINANGIIERTFCPGKYSLEMSSVIYKSWNFMDQALPNDLKKRGIADGDIKSLDDLDRLLIKDYPYAVDGLKIWFAIENWVRDYCSFYYKTDEMVQRDPELQAWWKELREVGHGDKKDEPWWPKMQNLEDLIQSCTIIIWIASALHAAVNYGQYAFGGYFPNRPTLSRRFMPEKGTPEYAELEKNPEKVFFRTMSSQLQSLTVITVVETLSNHASDEVYLGQRTPNWTTDAVPLQASDAFNRRLAEIEGVILKMNIDKKLKNRIGPVNVPYNLLHPTGEIGISGKGIPNSISI; from the exons ATGATTCTTGGAAATCTGGCGAGTTCAGTCGGCAATGTTGTTGGCGACATTACCGGCCTGAATAAACCCAGCAAGAATACAATCACAGGCAGTGTTGTTATAGTTAAGAAGAATGTTTTGGACTTCACCGCCGTGCATTCAACTGTAGCTGATAGCCTCTTTGAATTGCTCGGCAATCAAGTCAGTCTCCAGCTCGTCAGTGCTGAAAATCCCGACCCTG CAAATGACAATGGCGGAAAGCTGGGGAAGTTAGCGACATTGGAATACTGGAACCTGACATATACTCCGTTATTGGCTGGTGATGATTCCTTGTACAAGGTTTCATTTGAGTGGGATGAGGAATTTGGAATCCCTGGAGCTATCATCCTACGAAATAATCATACGGCTgagtttttcttaaaaacaattACTCTTGAAAATGTTCCTGGCGAAGGTCGGATCCACTTCGTTTGTAATTCCTGGGTTTATCCTGATAGACGATATAAAAAACCACGAATCTTCTTCTCAAACAAG ACATACCTTCCACATGAGACACCAGCAGCGTTGCGTAAATTCAGAGAAGAAGAGTTACAGGTCTTGAGGGGAGATGGGACTGGACAGTTGAAAACAGGAGATCGTGTTTATGACTATGCTTTGTACAATGATTTGGGTGATCCCGATAAGGGTGCAGATCTCGCTCGTCCGGTTCTTGGAGGTTTGGCTCAGTATCCTTATCCTCGGAGAGGTAGAACCAGCAGACCACCTTCCAAAACAG ATCCAAAGACAGAGAGCAGGCTTTTCCTACCAAATATTCTTAACATTTACGTCCCACGAGATGAGCAGTTTGCTCACTTGAAGCTGTCGGACTTCATTGCTTATAATCTGAAAGGCTTAGTTAATCAAATCATACCATTACTGGAAGCTTTTGTTAACTATACTCCTAATGAGTTCGACTCATTTAAAGACGTGGACAATCTCTTCTTCAGTGGACTCCCACTTCCTACTGATCTTATCAATCAAGTTGCTAACAACATCCCTTTAGAGATGATGGGGGAGTTTTTCCGATCTGATGGCCAGCAACTCTTAAAATTTCCTGTGCCTAAACTGATTGAAG ATCGGAGTAATCCCTTTGCATGGAGGACTGATGAGGAATTTGGCAGAGAAATGCTTGCAGGATTGAACCCTCTTCTTATTCAGCTCCTCAAA GAATTCCCTCCAGTGAGCAACTTAGATCCTCGAGTGTATGTTAATCAAAATAGTTCAATAACCAAACAAGACATTGAGTATAACTTAGATGGACTTACTGTTGAAgag GCACTCAGTAGCAAAAGGCTATTTATATTGGATCATCACGATACAATTATGCCTTACCTTCAGACGATAAACGAGTATACAGAAGCAAAGACATATGCATCTAGGACCATTCTGTTCTTGAGAGGGGATGGTACATTGAAGCCTGTGGCCATTGAGTTGAGCTTGCCAAAAATGGAAGAAGATAAAATAGGATGTGTTAACAAAGTATACACTCCAGCTGAACATGGAGTTGAGGGTTGGATTTGGATGCTTGCTAAAGCTTTTGTAAATGTGAATGATTCTGGTCACCATCAGCTAGTGAGCCACTG GTTGAACACTCATGCAGTGTTAGAGCCTTTCGTGATTGCAACAAACAGACAGCTGAGTGTGGTTCATCCAATTTATAAGCTTCTCCATCCTCACTTCCGTGACACCATGACTATTAATGCATTGGCTAGAGAGTTGCTCATTAATGCTAATGGAATTATAGAGAGGACATTTTGCCCTGGAAAATACTCTCTAGAGATGTCCTCTGTGATTTACAAGAGTTGGAATTTCATGGACCAGGCTCTTCCCAATGATCTCAAGAAAAG AGGGATCGCAGATGGTGATATAAAATCTCTGGACGACCTTGACCGGTTACTGATAAAAGACTACCCATATGCTGTTGATGGGTTGAAGATCTGGTTTGCTATTGAAAATTGGGTCAGAGATTACTGCTCATTCTACTACAAGACCGATGAAATGGTTCAACGGGACCCTGAACTTCAAGCCTGGTGGAAGGAACTCCGAGAGGTAGGTCATGGTGACAAGAAAGACGAGCCATGGTGGCCTAAAATGCAAAACCTTGAAGACCTGATACAATCTTGCACCATTATCATATGGATCGCTTCTGCACTCCATGCAGCTGTCAACTACGGACAATACGCCTTCGGAGGCTACTTCCCCAACCGCCCAACACTAAGCCGAAGGTTCATGCCTGAGAAAGGCACCCCTGAGTATGCAGAGCTTGAAAAGAACCCTGAGAAGGTCTTCTTTAGAACCATGTCTTCGCAGCTACAGTCCCTGACTGTCATTACGGTGGTCGAAACGCTGTCAAACCACGCATCGGATGAAGTGTATCTTGGACAGCGAACACCCAACTGGACCACTGATGCAGTTCCGCTACAAGCTTCGGATGCTTTCAATAGGAGACTTGCTGAAATCGAAGGGGTAATCTTAAAGATGAACATCGACAAGAAACTGAAGAACCGGATCGGTCCCGTTAATGTTCCTTATAATTTGCTCCATCCCACCGGTGAAATTGGAATTTCTGGTAAGGGAATTCCAAATAGCATCTcaatataa